A genomic region of Colletotrichum destructivum chromosome 1, complete sequence contains the following coding sequences:
- a CDS encoding Putative major facilitator superfamily, MFS transporter superfamily yields MSQSSVKLPLLQDRTISNYGTKQDAMVFTEPEGEAKISGTPRDRRFSSFSRKIWGDDPRERKYVRKLDTFLFSYVLLGYFIKYLDQNNYSNAFISGMQEELELYGNERNLLNTYFNIGIIIGTIPAQMIQLKWVRPSIWIPACELGWSALTMVMASAKNVETLYALRFFIGLLESCSFPGFASILGSWYGRTQLAKRMALFEQTAAIAGIFSGYLQAGLYTGMNGTAGLSGVISIPIALYGFFALPDLPHNTRAFYLKQEDREYGMQRIQKMGRKPPSNLTLKGIKEIYTSWQLWAFILPYLMVAEAGSGTGYFNLYLKSEGYSVVQTNILPTIGNAIQIVAAFSVGWLSDATGSRVLTVVFVQALVLVSNIVLSVWSVPKAALLAAFYLNYTGGAAQPVVISYGHEITQWNANLRQLLVATGNIFTYTFSAWMPVVMFPTYDAPKYKYGYEVLLLFGALAIIGIYLLDYLYKRDLYVSKPVTTTELT; encoded by the exons ATGTCTCAGTCATCGGTAAAACTTCCGCTATTGCAAGATCGTACCATTTCGAACTACGGCACAAAACAAGACGCAATGGTCTTTACTGAACCCGAGGGTGAGGCCAAAATCTCCGGGACGCCGCGTGATAGACGGTTCTCGAGCTTCTCACGCAAGATATGGGGGGATGATCCGAGAGAAAGAAAATACGTTCGAAAGTTGGACACTTTCCTTTT CTCCTATGTCCTCTTGGGCTATTTCATCAAGTACCTGGACCAAAACAACTACAGCAACGCATTCATCAGCGGGATGCAGGAGGAGTTAGAGCTCTACGGCAACGAGAGAAATCTTCTAAACACCTACTTTaacatcggcatcatcattGGTACCATACCGGCGCAGATGATACAGCTGAAATGGGTCCGTCCTTCCATCTGGATACCAGCTTGCGAGCTGGGTTGGTCTGCTTTGACAATGGTTATGGCAAGTGCCAAAAACGTGGAAACG CTCTACGCCTTGCGTTTCTTCATCGGACTCCTCGAATCTTGCTCGTTTCCTGGCTTCGCCAGCATTCTGGGCAGTTGGTACGGCAGGACGCAACTCGCCAAGCGGATGGCTTTATTCGAACAGACGGCGGCTATTGCGGGAATTTTCAGCGGCTATCTCCAGGCTGGATTGTATACGGGAATGAACGGGACAGCTGGCTTGTCCG GAGTCATCTCTATACCGATTGCTCTGTACGGATTCTTCGCCCTCCCCGATCTGCCCCATAACACCAGAGCCTTCTATCTGAAGCAAGAA GATCGCGAGTACGGCATGCAACGGATTCAAAAGATGGGCCGGAAGCCGCCATCAAATCTCACGCTGAAGGGCATCAAGGAGATATACACATCGTGGCAGCTTTGGGCATTCATTCTGCCTTATCTCATGGTTGCTGAAGCTGGATCTGGTACAGGTTATTTCAATCTCTATCTCAAGTCAGAGGGCTACAGCGTTGTGCAGACAAACATTCTCCCAACCATTG GCAATGCCATTCAGATTGTGGCAGCCTTTTCGGTGGGGTGGCTGTCAGACGCAACGGGCAGTCGGGTGTTGACCGTTGTATTCGTGCAAGCACTCGTGCTGGTTTCGAACATCGTGTTGTCAGTCTGGAGTGTGCCAAAGGCAGCATTACTCGCCGCCTTTTATCTGAACTACACGGGCGGAGCGGCGCAGCCTGTAGTGATCAGCTACGGGCATGAGATCACTCAATGGAATGCCAACCTCCGACAGCTCCTCGTTGCTACAGGAAACATATTCACTTACACTTTCAGTGCTTGGATGCCTG TGGTTATGTTTCCGACATACGACGCACCCAAGTATAAATACGGCTACGAAGTGTTATTATTGTTCGGCGCTCTTGCTATCATAGGAATCTACTTGCTCGACTACCTGTACAAGAGGGATCTGTACGTTTCGAAACCTGTGACGACGACTGAGCTAACATGA
- a CDS encoding Putative heterokaryon incompatibility has translation MSGETIFTLENNPRVNEYGHNPDRSADESDVNGSPLRWRLALHDLSRCTQEHASSCYNPDTVTLPTRLLDITGYRKNKIRLVTTDGSIVDKRYVALSYCWGTSNTFTLSKKTSNDFTLGFSPSCLPPTLQDAVRVTADLGITYLWIDALCIFQDSDGDWTTESSKMASVYGCAFVTVIAANAGDCSNGFFQRSMDNSAAVGNRKHTLSFFKSRDEIISFQDEPINARAWTLQELGLSPRRLVFSTSRTVFTCSQDLKTGQERNLFGKRIWVGLKPVVDLGEWGLVVENYSSRNLTHSEDKLAALAGLAEKFHHASGGELGKYVAGLWEADLPQQLLWRRRNPFNRYQKAAKNERPEEWRAPTWSWASLDGNIDYTLNVLRVKRFDRAVVMSVDAPPASEQNVFGKVTSGQLTIRGPSMVSRTAEGLEIGPVPNEGGPSTLTRRGQEFVTVEFDIESDVDKLSQPTTELHFLAMINNPKESYGLALKRMGGDKFQRVGLFVPKNSSQWLQESEMAVYTIV, from the exons ATGTCTGGGGAGACGATCTTCACGTTGGAGAACAACCCGAGGGTAAATGAGTATGGACATAATCCCGACAGATCCGCTGACG AAAGCGATGTAAATGGATCCCCACTTCGATGGCGGCTAGCCCTCCATGACCTCTCGCGATGCACTCAGGAGCACGCTTCAAGTTGCTATAACCCGGATACAGTCACCCTACCGACGCGGCTTCTTGACATTACGGGATATCGCAAAAACAAGATACGACTAGTGACAACAGATGGAAGCATTGTTGACAAGAGATACGTCGCTCTGTCTTATTGCTGGGGCACGTCGAATACCTTTACGTTGTCTAAAAAGACATCGAATGATTTCACGCTGGGGTTTTCGCCCTCTTGCCTACCACCTACTTTGCAAGACGCTGTCCGAGTCACGGCAGACCTCGGTATTACTTATCTATGGATAGACGCTCTGTGTATCTTCCAAGATTCGGATGGGGATTGGACAACCGAATCTTCCAAAATGGCTAGTGTGTATGGCTGCGCATTTGTtaccgtcatcgccgccaatGCTGGAGATTGCAGCAACGGCTTCTTCCAACGGTCCATGGACAACAGTGCGGCCGTAGGCAACCGAAAACACACCTTGAGTTTCTTCAAATCCAGAGACGAGATCATCTCATTCCAGGACGAGCCCATCAATGCCCGGGCTTGGACCCTCCAGGAACTGGGGCTCTCCCCACGCCGCCTCGTATTCTCAACCAGTCGAACGGTTTTCACGTGCTCCCAGGATTTGAAAACTGGTCAAGAACGCAACCTCTTCGGCAAGAGAATTTGGGTTGGGCTCAAACCGGTTGTAGATCTGGGCGAATGGGGTCTGGTTGTGGAGAACTACAGCTCCCGGAACCTCACACACTCCGAAGACAAGCTTGCGGCCCTCGCAGGGCTTGCTGAGAAGTTCCATCACGCTTCCGGTGGCGAGCTCGGGAAGTATGTAGCAGGTCTCTGGGAAGCGGACCTGCCTCAACAGCTTCTCTGGCGTCGTCGGAACCCATTCAACCGCTACCAGAAAGCTGCCAAGAACGAGAGACCCGAAGAGtggagggcgccgacgtggTCTTGGGCCTCCTTGGATGGTAACATCGACTACACGTTGAACGTCTTGAGAGTTAAAAGATTCGACAGGGCAGTCGTGATGTCAGTAGATGCTCCACCGGCGTCAGAACAGAATGTGTTCGGAAAGGTAACCAGCGGCCAACTCACTATCCGTGGCCCAAGTATGGTGTCACGAACGGCGGAAGGACTCGAAATTGGCCCCGTGCCAAATGAAGGAGGCCCATCCACATTGACCCGCAGAGGTCAAGAATTCGTGACTGTCGAATTCGACATAGAAAGTGACGTGGACAAACTCAGTCAACCGACAACAGAACTACACTTTCTCGCCATGATCAACAATCCCAAAGAGTCGTATGGTTTGGCCCTGAAAAGAATGGGAGGGGATAAGTTTCAGAGAGTTGGTCTTTTCGTACCAAAGAACAGCTCCCAGTGGCTTCAGGAAAGCGAAATGGCTGTCTATACCATCGTCTAG